DNA sequence from the Amycolatopsis sp. Hca4 genome:
CAGCACCGACCGCGGCGGGGTCGCACCGACCAGCGCGTCGAGCCGGGCGAGCTCCTGGAAGTTGTCGGCGTTCACGGCGGTGCCCTCGGCGAGGGCGTGCGCGAGCTCGGCGGTCGTCTTGGCGGGGGAGTCGAGCACCAGCCGCGGGCCGCGCAGGCCGGCGGCTTCCGCGACCGCGGTTTCGCCGGGGCTGGCCACCTCGGCGTCGATCCCCAGCCCGCCGAGGAACTGCAGCAGCGGAGCCAGCCCGCACGCCTTGGCGGCGACCGTGTGCTGCACGCGCCCGAGCGGCGCGAACGCCGTGGTGAGGTCGTCGACGGCCTCCCGGATCGTGGCGAGGTCGAAGAACCCGGCCATCGGCGCGGCCAGCCGCCGGTCCGCCGCGGCGGCGAGGGCGAGCAGCTTGCGGTCGGTGCGGGTGCGGGGCGCGCTGGTCGTGGTCACGCGCCCAGGACAGCAGCGGCGGGCGCCCGGAGTCCAAGACTTCGTCGTGATCAGGTGATAGGAAGGACTTATAATCGCTGGGTGGATCTGCGTCGATGGCACTACTTCGCCGTGCTCGCCGAGGAGATGCACTTCACGAAGGCGGCCGCGCGGCTGTTCGTGTCGCAGCCGTCGCTGAGCCAGCAGATCCGCGCGTTCGAAGCGGACGTCGGGGTGGCGCTGCTGGACCGCACGGGTCCCCGGTTCGCCCTGACCGACGCGGGCCGGGTGGCGGCCGCCGAAGCCCGCGAGCTGCTCGACCGCCTGGAGCGGGCGCGGGGAGCGATCACCGCGGCGGGCCGGGGCGAGGCCGGGAGGCTGCGGATCGCCTACACGCGATCGGCGCCGGGCCCGCTGGCCGGCGACCTGGTGGCGGCGTACCGCGCCCGGTTCCCCGACGTGGAACTGGCGTTGGAGACGGGCTGGACCAGCTTGAACCTGGCCCGCTTGGCGGCGGGCGAGATCGACGTGGGCTTCGTCCGGCCCCCGGTCACCGCGGCAGGGATCGAGGTCGCGGTGGTGGGGGCGGAGGAGGTGCTGCTGGCGCTGCCGTCGGGCCACCCGCTCGCGCGTCGCCGCGGCCGGGTGCGCCGGGCCGAGATCGCGGCCGAGCCGGTGGTGTTCTGGCCAAGGGAGAACGGTCCGGGCCAGTACGACGCGATCAGTGCGCAGGTGTGGCCGGGTGGGTTGCCGCCGATCGTCCGCGAGGAGCCGGAGGACGAGCAGCTGATGCGCGCGGTCGCGGAGGGGGCGGGGCTGGCCGCGGTACCGGAGCACCGCGCCCGAGC
Encoded proteins:
- a CDS encoding LysR family transcriptional regulator translates to MDLRRWHYFAVLAEEMHFTKAAARLFVSQPSLSQQIRAFEADVGVALLDRTGPRFALTDAGRVAAAEARELLDRLERARGAITAAGRGEAGRLRIAYTRSAPGPLAGDLVAAYRARFPDVELALETGWTSLNLARLAAGEIDVGFVRPPVTAAGIEVAVVGAEEVLLALPSGHPLARRRGRVRRAEIAAEPVVFWPRENGPGQYDAISAQVWPGGLPPIVREEPEDEQLMRAVAEGAGLAAVPEHRARALRRRGVVLRRVEEPVPRIDLGLAWRHGAGSPLVRAFVELAAEGS